The DNA sequence GCTGCGGATAAAGTATCTGCCGGAAAGCAGCACCAGCGCAATCACGACCAGACCGGCCAGTGCAAGCAGCAGGACAATAAACAAAATCTGACGGTCTGCCGCGGAAAGCGAAACGACATAGCGGATAGCACCGACAAATTTTCCGGAACTGCCGCGCAGCACACGTGTAACTGCCATGACCCGTTCTCCGCTGGACAAAGGTCCGGTCCATGTGCCGTAACCGTTTTTGTTCTGCTGGGCCGCGGTATAATCCGGCATCTTCTCACTGCTGTCCGGCGCAAATCCCAGACTGGTATTGATAATTTTTCCCCTGTTGTTAAATACCATCAGTTCCATGCTTTCTTTATTGGGGAAATTCTCCACATACTGGCGAGCTACCGTACTAAAGTTGCTGGCCGTGCGCAGGCCGTTGTTTGCGAAGACATTGGTCAGTTCCTCGCTTCTGGAATCGATTGTCGTTTGAATGCCGTTGTAAATATAGCTGCGGGCCGCCAGTGACAGCGCAACAATGAGCACAATCAGTACCAGCACCGTAATGCCCAGGGAATTCAGCAGCCAGCGCTGTGAAATCTTTTTGGTATTTTTCTGCTGTTCTTCTTTGTTTTCTGTATTTCCTACCTGTTCCGGCACTTTCGTCTTCAGGCCTCCCATTTATATCCCAAACCCCAAACCGTAACAATATGTTTCGGGTTGCTGGGTTCGTCCTCCACCTTCATGCGCAGCCGACGAATATTGACATCTACAATTTTTTCTTCTCCAACATAGGATTCACCCCACACATGCCGCAGAATGGCGTTGCGCTCCAGCGCGGCACCGGGATTACTGAAAAAGTATTCCATAACCTGGAACTCCACCTGTGTCAGGTCAATATGTTTGGAACCTTTCATCAGGGTTCGGCTGCGCAGGTTCAGCGAAAACTCACCAGAACGAATTTCCTCGGTAAAATGATTTTCCACCCGCATTTGCTCCAGTGCCACACGCCGGTATACGGCATCTACGCGTGCGACCAGCTCACTTGGAGAAAACGGCTTGGTCACATAGTCATCGGCACCCATCATCAAACCGCTCACCTTATCCATTTCCTGTGTACGCGCTGTCAGCAGGATAATTCCGATAGAACCGCTTTGGTGACGCAGTTCCTTGCAGACCGAAAGGCCGTCATGCTGGCCGGGCATCATAATGTCCAGGATAGCTACATCAAAGTCACCGTTCTCCCTTGCGTATATCTCCAGTGCCTGGTCACCGTTTTCAGCCTCAGTCACATCATATCCGGCCCGTTCCAGATTGATAACAATGAATTCACGGATGGCCTGTTCATCCTCCGCAATCAATATTTTCTTCATAGCTGCCTCCTTCTGTACACAAAAGGCACCACCTTTGCGGGCGGTCCCTGAAATCTTTTCATACACATCCTGCCAAAACTGCAGGGAATTTTCTTCTCAAGTTGAACTGTCTGTCGTGATAAACTGAAAACATTTTTTCAGCTGTGCCGCCGGAACCGCCAGCGGGTCACTCGGTGTCGGGCAGGAAATCGCTACGACCAGGCTGCCATCCGACAGCACCTGCTCAAACCCTTTTGTCTTCTCTTTAGCATTCCACTCACTTTGGGTAAACACCTGTGCCACCAGCAGCGCTTTTCCCACTGTGCCGCCGGAAACGTTGAATGAAGAAACCGTCAGGGTACGGGCACCTACGTCCTGCCGTGTGGTGATGGCATTTTTCCATTTGTCCGGCAGGGTAATGCTGTAGCCGTCCCGCGAATTGAAAATCATGGAGGCAGCCGTGCTGTAGTTCCCGCTGGCAGAATTAAACTGTATCCACTGTGTTTCGCTGCCCACGTCATCGGAAGAAACCCCCACATAACCCGGCAGCCGCGTGACAATGGGGAATTCGATAATTCTATCGTTATTAATATCGCAGGAAGAAATAGCAACATCCCGCATGGTTACATTCTGCTGCGGTGACTGTGCACTGTAAAGCGGCGCGGTCAGTGTTTTCTTTGCCTTATTCCAGTACAGAAGTTCACTGAGCGTTTTGCCGCTGGTCTGCACACAGTCCAGCAGAACGCCCGGCTGTTTGGCGCTGACATTGCCCTCCTTCAGATTGGAAAGCTTTACAATGCCCGCTTCCATGCGGGTGCTGCCCATCAGCTGCAGCGCGCTGCCCTGCATACGAAACAGCTGTGCGGTCAGTGGCTGCTGTATATCGGTAGGAATGTCAACCGTAAGCAGCTCTTTTTTACCGTCCCCGTCAAAGTCCATAACGGACATTCCGCTGTAGCTCTGGTCTACTTTCAGCTCATTCATTTTTTGATTTTGATAATAATAAATAGAAACCGTGTTAGCCGAACTGGCACTGCTGCCCCAGCCAACAATCACTTCATCTACGCCGTCACCGTTCATATCACCAAAGCACACATGGTCCACTTGTGCGCCGGGGGTGGAAAACGTGCCGATGTCTTTCCACTTCCCATTCACCTTCTGCGTAAAGAGCAGGTTTACCGTTGTGTCATTATCTCCCCGCTGATAAAATGCCAGCGCCTCCTGAGTGAAATCTCCGCACAAATTGTACTGAATAATGGCAGAACGGTAGTCACCGGAAGCCGGATATTTCAGGGTGAAATTACGTCCGGCCTTTTCTTCCAGTAAATTATAGATATTCGCTTTCTCGCCGGTTGGTTTCGGTGGGCGCATCAGAGAGCGCGCGTCCAGTCCGGTAAAAGAACACCCGGAAAGCAGCAGGCTGAGTGTCAGCCCAAGGGCTACCGCTTTCCAGCCGGTGTGCCTTTTTCGCTGTGCCACACGCTCACCTCCTTTTCCTTCACATTTTTATTAACAGTATAGCATTTTTCGGCTGGAATGAACAGTATTAAAATATTTACAGCCGCTGTACAGAGCTGCCTCCTGCCCCGCGGACAGCGTTCCTGTTTGACAAAAGAAAATCAAAAAAATCCGCCCCACAGGTTTGAAATCTGCAGAGCGGACCTTTCTTATTTTATCTAAACTTTATTCAACTGTGACAGATTTTGCAAGGTTACGCGGTTTATCCACATCGCACCCGCGCAACACAGCAATATGATAAGCCAAAAGCTGCAACGGTACAATGGCAACCAACGGTGACAGAATATCGCGTACTTTCGGCACCCGCAGCAGGTTAGTCGTCAGTTCCGAATCCACCTTATCCCCTTCACGGCAGACTAAAATCACTTTGGCACCGCGGGACTTTACTTCCTCCAGATTGCTGACGGTTTTGGGGTACAGGCTCGGCTGTGTTGCCACACCAATGACCGGTGTGCCTTCTTCAATCAAAGAAATCGTTCCGTGCTTTAATTCTCCGGCAGCGTATGCCTCACAGTGCACAT is a window from the Caproicibacterium lactatifermentans genome containing:
- a CDS encoding response regulator transcription factor, with amino-acid sequence MKKILIAEDEQAIREFIVINLERAGYDVTEAENGDQALEIYARENGDFDVAILDIMMPGQHDGLSVCKELRHQSGSIGIILLTARTQEMDKVSGLMMGADDYVTKPFSPSELVARVDAVYRRVALEQMRVENHFTEEIRSGEFSLNLRSRTLMKGSKHIDLTQVEFQVMEYFFSNPGAALERNAILRHVWGESYVGEEKIVDVNIRRLRMKVEDEPSNPKHIVTVWGLGYKWEA
- a CDS encoding FG-GAP repeat domain-containing protein, producing the protein MAQRKRHTGWKAVALGLTLSLLLSGCSFTGLDARSLMRPPKPTGEKANIYNLLEEKAGRNFTLKYPASGDYRSAIIQYNLCGDFTQEALAFYQRGDNDTTVNLLFTQKVNGKWKDIGTFSTPGAQVDHVCFGDMNGDGVDEVIVGWGSSASSANTVSIYYYQNQKMNELKVDQSYSGMSVMDFDGDGKKELLTVDIPTDIQQPLTAQLFRMQGSALQLMGSTRMEAGIVKLSNLKEGNVSAKQPGVLLDCVQTSGKTLSELLYWNKAKKTLTAPLYSAQSPQQNVTMRDVAISSCDINNDRIIEFPIVTRLPGYVGVSSDDVGSETQWIQFNSASGNYSTAASMIFNSRDGYSITLPDKWKNAITTRQDVGARTLTVSSFNVSGGTVGKALLVAQVFTQSEWNAKEKTKGFEQVLSDGSLVVAISCPTPSDPLAVPAAQLKKCFQFITTDSST